The following are encoded together in the Nocardioides sp. Arc9.136 genome:
- a CDS encoding 2-keto-4-pentenoate hydratase, with translation MSDPYSPSNVGRTDVPDAAIREAADRLLEAARTVEPCAPVRDLIGSEDLAAAYAVQSRLVAARRAEGAVVVGRKIGATSVAVQQQLGVDQPDFGWLFDDMDLTGAAEVPMARLLQPKAEAEVAFVLGADLDEGPLDHAQLRAAVDHAVAAIEVVDSRIAGWDISFGDTVADNASSGLYVLGTERRTLDEVEPVEVTMRMTIDGEEVSTGNGAACLGDPINALAWLARAARAYGEPLRAGQVVLSGALGPMREVHPGATVVAEIGGLGSVTARFSG, from the coding sequence GTGAGCGACCCCTACTCCCCGAGCAACGTCGGCCGCACCGACGTCCCCGACGCCGCGATCCGCGAGGCCGCCGACCGGCTCCTCGAGGCGGCGCGGACCGTCGAGCCCTGCGCGCCGGTGCGCGACCTGATCGGCTCCGAGGACCTCGCCGCGGCGTACGCCGTGCAGTCCCGGCTCGTCGCCGCGCGGCGGGCCGAGGGCGCGGTGGTGGTCGGCCGGAAGATCGGCGCGACCTCGGTGGCGGTGCAGCAGCAGCTCGGCGTCGACCAGCCGGACTTCGGCTGGCTCTTCGACGACATGGACCTCACCGGCGCCGCCGAGGTGCCGATGGCCCGGCTGCTGCAGCCCAAGGCCGAGGCCGAGGTGGCCTTCGTCCTCGGCGCCGACCTCGACGAGGGCCCGCTCGACCACGCGCAGCTCCGCGCGGCCGTCGACCACGCCGTCGCCGCGATCGAGGTCGTCGACAGCAGGATCGCGGGCTGGGACATCTCCTTCGGCGACACCGTCGCCGACAACGCCTCCAGCGGCCTCTACGTCCTCGGCACCGAGCGCCGCACCCTCGACGAGGTCGAGCCGGTCGAGGTCACCATGCGGATGACGATCGACGGCGAGGAGGTCTCCACCGGCAACGGCGCAGCCTGCCTCGGCGACCCGATCAACGCCCTGGCGTGGCTGGCCCGCGCCGCCCGGGCGTACGGCGAGCCGCTCCGCGCCGGCCAGGTCGTCCTCTCCGGCGCGCTGGGCCCGATGCGCGAGGTGCACCCCGGTGCCACCGTCGTCGCCGAGATCGGCGGGCTCGGCTCCGTCACCGCGCGGTTCTCGGGCTGA
- a CDS encoding helix-turn-helix domain-containing protein, giving the protein MTWSVAPIEVDEPAHLRDARGFTPSLRRWAPPAALDDVVRRFWVPVWSLPPGASSVQRVLQHPVCQLVVGSEEAVLVGPDRGMGTRELRGSGWAVGVMLQPAAGTVLAGGPMTALTDRQLDLAAVRGLDAAGGAAGLASRVRAVMAPGPADPERQAEACSLLATALAALLPVDEEGLLVNRLVAEVEADPGIRRVGDLCERFATTERTLQRLTARRIGLSPKWLVQRRRLHEVAERLRAGEGAELATVAAELGYADQSHLTRDFRAVTGTTPGAFAAEPR; this is encoded by the coding sequence GTGACCTGGTCCGTGGCACCGATCGAGGTGGACGAGCCCGCCCACCTGCGGGACGCGCGCGGGTTCACCCCGTCGCTGCGGCGCTGGGCACCTCCGGCCGCCCTCGACGACGTCGTACGCCGGTTCTGGGTGCCGGTCTGGTCGCTGCCGCCAGGCGCCTCCTCGGTGCAGCGGGTCCTGCAGCACCCCGTCTGCCAGCTCGTGGTCGGCTCCGAGGAGGCGGTCCTGGTCGGGCCGGACCGCGGGATGGGCACTCGCGAGCTGCGCGGCAGCGGCTGGGCGGTCGGCGTCATGCTGCAGCCGGCCGCGGGCACGGTGCTGGCCGGCGGGCCGATGACGGCGCTCACGGATCGGCAGCTCGACCTGGCGGCCGTGCGGGGGCTCGACGCCGCGGGCGGCGCGGCCGGTCTCGCGTCGCGGGTCCGGGCGGTGATGGCGCCGGGGCCGGCCGACCCCGAGCGCCAGGCCGAGGCCTGCTCGCTCCTGGCGACGGCGCTCGCCGCCCTCCTGCCCGTCGACGAGGAGGGGTTGCTCGTCAACCGGCTGGTGGCGGAGGTCGAGGCCGACCCGGGCATCCGCCGCGTGGGCGACCTGTGCGAGCGGTTCGCCACGACCGAGCGCACCCTGCAGCGGCTCACCGCCCGCCGGATCGGACTGTCGCCCAAGTGGCTGGTCCAGCGCCGCCGGCTGCACGAGGTCGCCGAGCGGCTGCGTGCCGGCGAGGGGGCCGAACTCGCGACCGTCGCCGCCGAGCTGGGCTACGCCGACCAGTCGCACCTGACCCGCGACTTCCGCGCGGTCACCGGCACCACGCCGGGCGCGTTCGCCGCCGAGCCGCGGTGA
- a CDS encoding AMP-binding protein, giving the protein METFAQIVRSRLGDGAAGLRFEDREWTWDEVVREGAVRAAALARLVPGPPAGERRQLHVGVLLENVPDHVFWIAGASMAGAVVVGLNSSRSGPELARDVRHADVDLLVTEDRLAHLLLGADHGVPPDRVLVVDHPSYDAALAPHRGADVPEELPPAEAVALLLFSSGSTGAPKAVVVSQGRLGRLTEALVERVRLRRDSVTYLCMPLFHGNAVMLNLATAMRVGATVAMARRFSAGGFAEDVHRHGATFVNYVGRALSYVLSRPEGPRDRTSTLELAFGTEASEVDVARFAERFGCEVVEGYGMSEGAFRVARTPDTPAGALGVPAGGADVRVLDEATGEECPRAVLDASGRLSNPEAVGQMVAIGGAASFEGYWRNPEATADRVRGEDFWSGDLAYRDEQGFLWFAGRSSDWLRVDSENFATAPVERVLARVPGVLSAVVHAVPDPATGDQVMCALELLPGARFDPDAFGTFLAAQPDLGAKWWPRFVRVTPAVPLTASGKVDKAPLRRAAWLTGDPVWVRVGRTSAYALLDEAGRRAIERDFAAHGRSALLPAQPGA; this is encoded by the coding sequence GTGGAGACCTTCGCGCAGATCGTCCGCTCCCGGCTCGGCGACGGGGCGGCCGGGCTGCGCTTCGAGGACCGGGAGTGGACCTGGGACGAGGTCGTGCGGGAGGGGGCGGTGCGTGCCGCGGCGCTGGCGCGGCTCGTGCCCGGCCCGCCGGCGGGGGAGCGACGGCAGCTCCACGTCGGCGTCCTCCTCGAGAACGTCCCCGACCACGTCTTCTGGATCGCGGGCGCCTCCATGGCCGGCGCGGTGGTGGTCGGGCTCAACTCCAGCCGCAGCGGCCCCGAGCTGGCCCGCGACGTCCGGCACGCCGACGTCGACCTGCTGGTCACCGAGGACCGGCTGGCCCACCTCCTCCTCGGCGCCGACCACGGCGTCCCGCCGGACCGGGTGCTCGTCGTCGACCACCCGTCGTACGACGCGGCGCTGGCGCCCCACCGGGGCGCGGACGTGCCGGAGGAGCTGCCGCCGGCCGAGGCGGTCGCGCTGCTGCTGTTCAGCTCGGGATCCACCGGCGCGCCGAAGGCGGTCGTCGTCAGCCAGGGCCGGCTGGGGCGGCTGACGGAGGCCCTCGTGGAGCGGGTGCGGCTGCGGCGCGACTCGGTGACCTACCTGTGCATGCCGCTCTTCCACGGCAACGCGGTGATGCTCAACCTGGCGACCGCGATGCGGGTCGGCGCGACGGTCGCGATGGCCCGGAGGTTCTCCGCGGGCGGCTTCGCCGAGGACGTGCACCGGCACGGGGCCACCTTCGTCAACTACGTCGGGCGGGCGCTGTCCTACGTGCTGAGCCGCCCCGAGGGCCCGCGGGACCGCACCTCGACCCTCGAGCTGGCCTTCGGCACCGAGGCCTCCGAGGTCGACGTCGCCCGGTTCGCCGAGCGCTTCGGCTGCGAGGTGGTCGAGGGCTACGGGATGAGCGAGGGCGCCTTCCGCGTGGCGCGGACGCCGGACACCCCGGCCGGGGCGCTGGGCGTGCCTGCCGGTGGCGCCGACGTGCGCGTCCTGGACGAGGCGACCGGGGAGGAGTGCCCGCGGGCGGTGCTCGACGCGTCCGGGCGCCTGTCGAACCCCGAGGCGGTGGGCCAGATGGTCGCGATCGGCGGCGCTGCGTCGTTCGAGGGCTACTGGCGCAACCCGGAGGCGACGGCGGACCGCGTCCGCGGGGAGGACTTCTGGTCCGGTGACCTGGCCTACCGCGACGAGCAGGGCTTCCTGTGGTTCGCCGGGCGCTCCTCGGACTGGTTGCGGGTGGACTCGGAGAACTTCGCGACGGCTCCGGTCGAGCGGGTCCTCGCCCGGGTGCCCGGCGTGCTCTCCGCGGTGGTCCACGCGGTGCCGGACCCGGCCACCGGTGACCAGGTCATGTGCGCGCTGGAGCTGCTGCCGGGCGCGCGGTTCGACCCCGACGCGTTCGGGACCTTCCTCGCGGCGCAGCCGGACCTCGGCGCGAAGTGGTGGCCGCGCTTCGTCCGGGTCACCCCCGCGGTCCCGCTCACCGCGAGCGGCAAGGTCGACAAGGCCCCGCTGCGGAGGGCCGCCTGGCTGACCGGCGACCCGGTCTGGGTCCGGGTGGGCCGGACGTCGGCGTACGCGCTGCTCGACGAGGCGGGGCGGCGGGCGATCGAGCGGGACTTCGCCGCGCACGGGCGCAGCGCGCTGCTGCCGGCTCAGCCGGGTGCGTAG
- a CDS encoding SDR family NAD(P)-dependent oxidoreductase, with the protein MSGAGTGRLAGRVALVTGAGDGIGAAVARAYAAEGARVVVAELSEETGPAVAAEVGGTFVRTDVSDRAQVEVAVATALDTYGSLDVLVNNAWGSAQLCRVEDKTDAMIDQGMAVGFRGPLWAMQAAFPHMSARGWGRVVNMCSLNGVNAHVGTLEYNAAKEALRALTRTAAREWAPTGVVVNALCPGAKSAAFRRVMGDHPELEAMADAGNPMGRIGDPLADVAPVAVFLASEDCRYLTGNTLFVDGGAHINGVAWQPDLP; encoded by the coding sequence GTGAGCGGCGCGGGCACCGGCCGGCTGGCCGGCCGGGTCGCGCTGGTGACCGGCGCCGGCGACGGCATCGGCGCCGCGGTGGCCCGGGCCTACGCCGCCGAGGGCGCCCGGGTGGTCGTGGCCGAGCTGTCCGAGGAGACCGGCCCGGCCGTCGCGGCGGAGGTCGGGGGCACCTTCGTGCGCACCGACGTCTCCGACCGGGCGCAGGTGGAGGTGGCCGTCGCGACCGCCCTGGACACCTACGGCTCCCTCGACGTGCTGGTCAACAACGCCTGGGGCTCCGCGCAGCTGTGCCGGGTCGAGGACAAGACCGACGCGATGATCGACCAGGGCATGGCGGTCGGGTTCCGCGGCCCCCTGTGGGCGATGCAGGCGGCGTTCCCCCACATGTCGGCGCGCGGCTGGGGCCGGGTGGTCAACATGTGCAGCCTCAACGGGGTCAACGCCCACGTCGGCACGCTGGAGTACAACGCCGCCAAGGAGGCCCTGCGCGCGCTCACCCGCACCGCCGCGCGCGAGTGGGCGCCGACCGGGGTCGTCGTCAACGCGCTGTGCCCCGGCGCGAAGAGCGCGGCGTTCCGCCGGGTGATGGGCGACCACCCCGAGCTCGAGGCGATGGCCGACGCCGGCAACCCGATGGGCCGCATCGGCGACCCTCTCGCCGACGTCGCGCCGGTCGCGGTGTTCCTGGCGAGCGAGGACTGCCGCTACCTGACCGGCAACACGCTGTTCGTGGACGGTGGCGCGCACATCAACGGGGTCGCGTGGCAGCCTGACCTGCCGTGA
- a CDS encoding AMP-binding protein — translation MTQTPDPTFAGLVADRAGDDATALWFEERRWSWREVVEEARRRAGLLAELRVEGPWHVGLAMENTAEHLFWWCGAALAGATVVGVNPTRRGPDLARDVSFTECQALVVDESRRPLLEGVDTGVPAERTLHVEDPAYAARLADAAPLAAGAEAAVAPGTTYSLVFTSGTTAAPKAVVCTQGRMGRIAAQQVERRGLTAADVFYVVMPMFHSNAIMAGIAPAVRTGGTIVLRRRFSASAWLPDVRRHGVTFFNYVGKPLHYVLATPERPDDADNPLRIAFGNEASERDIAEFSRRFDCQVVDSFGSSEGEVRVMRTPDTPPGSLGTAPAGTVVVDPETLEECPPARFDDAGVLLNADEAVGEIVNKAGAGLFEGYWRNPEAEARRLRHGWVWSGDLAYRDAAGFFYFAGRTGDWLRVDGENVATAPVERLLGRFPAFSSVAVLAVPDEAVGDAVLAVAELAPGVSFDAEDFAGFLAAQPDLGTTWVPRYLRLVDELPRTATSKVVKRAVDTGLDGVLIRQGRSYRYAPG, via the coding sequence GTGACGCAGACGCCTGACCCGACCTTCGCCGGACTGGTCGCCGACCGCGCCGGGGACGACGCCACCGCGCTGTGGTTCGAGGAGCGCCGCTGGTCCTGGCGCGAGGTGGTCGAGGAGGCGCGGCGCCGAGCCGGCCTGCTGGCCGAGCTGCGGGTCGAGGGTCCCTGGCACGTCGGCCTGGCGATGGAGAACACCGCCGAGCACCTGTTCTGGTGGTGCGGCGCCGCGCTCGCCGGCGCCACCGTCGTGGGCGTGAACCCCACCCGGCGCGGCCCCGACCTCGCGCGGGACGTCTCCTTCACCGAGTGCCAGGCGCTGGTCGTGGACGAGAGCCGGCGACCCCTCCTCGAGGGGGTCGACACCGGGGTCCCGGCCGAGCGCACGCTGCACGTCGAGGACCCGGCGTACGCCGCCCGGCTCGCGGACGCCGCGCCGCTCGCCGCCGGTGCGGAGGCGGCCGTCGCGCCCGGCACGACGTACTCCCTCGTCTTCACCAGCGGCACCACCGCGGCCCCCAAGGCCGTCGTGTGCACGCAGGGCCGGATGGGCCGGATCGCGGCGCAGCAGGTCGAGCGGCGTGGCCTCACCGCGGCCGACGTGTTCTACGTGGTGATGCCGATGTTCCACTCCAACGCGATCATGGCGGGCATCGCCCCGGCCGTGCGGACCGGCGGCACCATCGTGCTGCGCCGCCGGTTCTCGGCGTCGGCGTGGCTGCCGGACGTGCGGCGGCACGGCGTGACGTTCTTCAACTACGTCGGCAAGCCGCTGCACTACGTGCTGGCCACCCCGGAGCGTCCCGACGACGCCGACAACCCGCTGCGGATCGCCTTCGGCAACGAGGCCTCGGAGCGCGACATCGCGGAGTTCTCCCGGCGCTTCGACTGCCAGGTCGTCGACTCCTTCGGCTCCAGCGAGGGCGAGGTCCGGGTGATGCGCACCCCCGACACCCCGCCCGGCTCGCTCGGCACGGCGCCCGCAGGCACGGTGGTCGTCGACCCCGAGACCCTCGAGGAGTGCCCGCCGGCGCGCTTCGACGACGCCGGGGTGCTGCTCAACGCCGACGAGGCGGTCGGCGAGATCGTCAACAAGGCCGGGGCCGGGCTCTTCGAGGGCTACTGGCGCAACCCCGAGGCGGAGGCCCGCCGGCTGCGGCACGGCTGGGTGTGGTCCGGCGACCTCGCCTACCGCGACGCCGCCGGGTTCTTCTACTTCGCCGGCCGGACCGGGGACTGGCTGCGCGTCGACGGCGAGAACGTCGCCACCGCCCCCGTCGAGCGGCTCCTCGGCCGGTTCCCGGCCTTCTCCTCCGTCGCGGTGCTGGCGGTGCCCGACGAGGCGGTCGGCGACGCTGTCCTGGCCGTCGCGGAGCTGGCGCCCGGGGTGTCCTTCGACGCCGAGGACTTCGCCGGCTTCCTCGCCGCCCAGCCCGACCTCGGCACCACCTGGGTGCCGCGCTACCTGCGCCTGGTCGACGAGCTGCCGCGCACGGCGACGAGCAAGGTGGTCAAGCGCGCCGTCGACACCGGGCTCGACGGCGTCCTGATCCGGCAGGGACGCTCCTACCGCTACGCACCCGGCTGA
- a CDS encoding VOC family protein: MTSTPVTALLAVTIDCSDSARLARFYADLVGGEVTGEYPEHGFAQAVLDGTTVNFQRAEGFTRPQWPGQEHPQQYHLDFRVSDLGRAVAHAESLGATPAPEQPGGEQWHVMLDPDGHPFCLCPPREG; this comes from the coding sequence ATGACCAGCACCCCCGTCACCGCCCTCCTCGCCGTCACCATCGACTGCTCGGACTCCGCCCGGCTCGCCCGCTTCTACGCCGACCTCGTCGGTGGGGAGGTCACGGGGGAGTACCCGGAGCATGGCTTCGCCCAGGCCGTCCTGGACGGCACCACCGTGAACTTCCAGCGCGCCGAGGGGTTCACGCGGCCGCAGTGGCCCGGGCAGGAGCACCCGCAGCAGTACCACCTGGACTTCCGCGTCAGCGACCTCGGCCGGGCGGTCGCCCACGCCGAGTCGCTCGGTGCCACGCCGGCGCCCGAGCAGCCGGGCGGGGAGCAGTGGCACGTGATGCTCGACCCCGACGGGCACCCGTTCTGCCTGTGCCCGCCGCGGGAGGGCTGA